Within Flavobacterium pisciphilum, the genomic segment GATTTTATTAGTTTTGGCCCTCTGTATAAAAAATACCCCTATTTATTATGCATCAAAAACGAATAAAATAATACCCTAAATACAATCTTAATGAAAATCAAAAACCTACTTTTTGTAACCCTTACGCTTTGCCTAACTAATGTTTATTCTCAAATAAAAACTAGTAAAATAATTGCCAACAATCAAGAACGTTTCATTACTACAACTATTGCATATCCTATAAATGGTATCTATTTATATGATGGAAAAAAAGAACCAATTACTCAGCTAAATACAAATGGAACTGGCGTTTATCAATATGAAGATTTAACTAAAAAAAACATCACTTGGGGAATTGAATGTTCTGAGGTTGGAATACCTATATTTAAAGAAGGATTTGATAGTGCCTCTTATTCCCTTTGGTACAAAACCAATGACAAAGAAGACAATGAATGGATTCATGCTCAATTCTCGATTCATTTCAATAAAAAGAAAATGTATATTTCGGGAGAAAGAGTAAAAGAATATATCGAAGAAATAAAAAAATCTTAAATAACATAAGATTTAGCCCATTTGTATCTTTATAAGAAAAAAAAACAGCTATAACTAACACATATAAGGCATTTTAACTCAATAATGAAAATTGGTTCTCTAAACAAAAAACAACATTATAACATTACAAATCACCAACATAAACAATATAAAATATACCGCATAAAGAAATCGATTTCGTAATTTAAAATAAATAAAATTAAAGTTTTCATATTTAATTTATTAAAAAGAAAAATTAACGATAAATTTTATTAATTTGCGGTAAAATTCAATCTAAACGCCATGGTTACAATTACGAGACTTTTTGATTTTCCTTATTATCAGAAAGAGAAATACAATAAAAAAGATGCTTTAGTTACCAAACGTAATGGTGTTTGGGAGAAAACCTCTACTGAAGAATATATTGCAAAAGCCAATGCCGTTTCTCGCGCATTATTGCGAATGGGAATTCAAAAAGATGATAAAATTGCCTTAATCACTTCTACAAACAGAACGGAGTGGCATATCATGGATATTGGAGTTTTACAAACTGGAGCACAAACTGTTCCTGTTTATCCAACTATATCTGAAGAAGACTACGAATATGTTTTGAATCATAGTGGTAGTAGTTATTGCTTTGTTTCAGATAAAGAAGTCTTGGACAAAGTATTAGCCATTAAACAAAATGTACCAACGCTAAAAGAAGTTTATACTTTTGATGAAATCGATGGAGCTAAAAACTGGACTATTTTATTGACCGAAGGAGCTGACGAAAGCAACCAAAGTGAAGTTGAAGCTAGAAAAGATAGTATTGTTACCGAAGATTTAGCTACAATAATATATACATCAGGAACTACAGGACGTCCTAAAGGCGTAATGCTTTCGCATAAAAATATTGTTTCAAATGTACTAGATAGTGCACCAAGAATTCCTTTTGAACCAGGTCAAAGTGTAGCCCTAAGCTTCCTTCCTATTTGCCATATTTTCGAGAGAATGATATTATACATTTATCAATATTATGGTATCTCGGTATATTTTGGAGAGTCTATTGATAAGTTAAGTGATAACCTAAAAGAAGTTAGACCAAATGTAATTACTGCTGTTCCTAGACTTCTTGAAAAAGTATATGATAAAATTTATGCTAAAGGAGCTGATTTAACTGGAATCAAAAAGAAATTATTTTTCTGGGCTATCAACTTAGGTCTAATATATGAACCATACGGAGCAAATGGTTTTTGGTATGAGTTTCAATTAAAAATAGCACGTAAATTAATTTTCAGTAAATGGAAAGAAGGTTTAGGTGGTAATATCGATTTAATGGTTTCTGGAAGTGCCGCTTTACAAACAAGATTAACTCGAGTTTTTGCAGCAGCAGGAATTCCAGTTATGGAAGGTTACGGACTATCTGAAACTTCACCTGTAATATCTGTAAATGATACTAGAAACAGAGGATTCAAAATTGGAACTGTTGGAAAACCAATTCAAAATGTAGAAGTTAAAATTGCCGAAGACGGAGAAATTCTTTGTAAAGGTCCTAACGTAATGATGGGCTACTACAAAGATCCTGAAAAAACTGCAGAAGCTTTACAAGATGGATATTTCCATACAGGAGATATTGGTGAAATCGACAGCGAAGGTTTCCTTAAAATTACAGACCGTAAAAAAGAAATGTTCAAAACTTCTGGAGGTAAATATATTGCTCCTCAGATGATTGAAAACATGATGAAGCAATCTCGCTTTATTGAGCAAATTATGGTTATCGGTGAAGGCGAAAAAATGCCAGCAGCTTTTATCCAACCAAACTTTGAATTTGTAAAAGAATGGGCTAAAATTCACAAAATAGCATTAGGAAATTCTAATACAGATATCATTACAAATGTACAGGTTATCAAACGTATCAATGAAGAAGTTGAAGCTGTAAACGAAAAATTTGGTCACTGGGAAAAAATCAAACGTTTTGAGCTTACTCCAGATGTTTGGTCTATCGATGGCGGACAATTAACACCAACTTTAAAACTGAAACGTAAAATAATCAAAGAAATTTACGCACCACTTTATAAGAAAATCTACGGCGAATAAAATACAATCGCCTGTAATTGCACATAATAGATTTAAAAGTTTAGTATTTAGCTAATAGATAGCAAACTGTAAATCTTAATATTGAACACAAATTCCACTTATTAATACCTATTAATTCGTGGAATTTTTTGTAATAACACAATTTGGTATTAGTCTATAAAAACGAAAAATCATGAAAGTAAAAATCATCATTTGTTTCTTAAGTATTCTCTTATTTTCTAATTGTAAAGAAGAAAGTAAAACCGATCCCGTCAAAGCAAATTATTTAGATTTCTCTAAACGAGATGATCAGCTTACTGGCGGTATAAAGATGATTCCCATAACTACACCTGTTGGAAAATTTAAAGTATGGACAAAAACTGTTGGTAACAATCCAACTATAAAAGTTTTACTATTACACGGTGGTCCGGGACTTACCCATGAATTATATGAATGCTTTGATGGCTATTTTCCCAATGAAAGTATCGAGTACATTTATTACGACCAACTAGGCTCTTATTATAGTGACCAACCTACCGATTCTAGTTTATGGACTAATGCCCGCTTTGTTGAAGAAGTGGAACAAGTACGAATTGCATTGGGATTAGACAATTCTAACTTTTATATCCTAGGACAATCTTGGGGCGGAATCCTTGCCATGGAATATGCTTTAAAATATCAGAAAAATTTAAAAGGCCTTATTATCTCCAATATGATGGCGAGTGTTCCTGAATATAATAAATATGCAAAGGATGTTCTCGCGCCACAAATGGATCCTAAAGTGCTAAAAGAATTACAGGATATTGAAGCAAAGAATGATTTTCAAAATCCAAAATACAGTGAACTTCTTTTTAAAAATTATTACACGCAACATATATTAAGAATGCCACTTGAAGAATGGCCAGAATCCATAAACAGATGTTTCAAACACATTAACCCAAACGTATATGTCTATATGCAAGGACCAAGCGAATTTGGGATAACCGGAAATGCTACTTTGAAAGATTGGGATATAAAATCAAGACTAAAGACTATTACAGTTCCTACTCTAGCAATTGGTTCTAAATATGACACTATGGATCCAGAACACATGAAATGGATTGCTAACGAGGTTCAAAATGGACGCTTTTTGTTTTGTCCTAACGGAAGTCACCTTTCTCAATATGATGACCCTAAACATTACTTTCCTGGTGTAATCAAATTCCTGAGAGATGTAGATAATGGAACTTTTAAAAAAGGATAATTTTTTCAATTCTAAAATAAATAAAAAACCACGAATGTATAATTCGTGGTTTTTGTTTTTAATCCATTAATAATTGAGTAACTGCCGCTGAATTAATCGCCCAATTTGTATCGTAAACCTCATCAGCATTCGTTGTTTCTACAATTTCCAAACCTTGCGCTTCGGCTTTAAGAACTAACAAACTACCAATACTTAATTTACTACTCAATTTAGACAATAATGCTTTTACTCCTTTGTAATCTAATCCTTGTACAACTTGACCTCCAAAAGTCATCTCTAACCAAATAATTTCTTTTTTGGCTACATCCAAGACTCCAAAGACCAAACCTTTCGTAACATTTTGTGTCACTCTCACTTGATGATCTACACAAGATGGATCATAAGCAACCCCTGATCTTTCGGATATTTTCATAGGGTGTTTACTATTCATCCAACCAACAATTAAATTTGGAGTGATACTCCCATTACTATAGGCATTGCATGTAAAAGTTACAAACTTAGCATTTGCTTCCGCTAATTCATGAATGTTTATATTGATATATTCAGCAGTACCAATTTTATTCGGAATACTTCTGATATCACCACTATGCTTACATCCTACAGTTTCTAATCGGCTAAAAGAGCAAATATCTGCACTGTTCTCATATGCAATATGACAGCTTAAATCCATATCCAAATGTTGAGCAGGTAAATCTTTTCCCCATTGCATAAACAATCGTACTTCGTTACCTTCAATTGGAAAACGTGTTCCCATTAAAGCAACTGGTAAATCCTGAACACTTTCACTTCTATCTCCTATCGCAACAGGAATATTAAACAATTGTGGATCGATATAAATTGTTTTATTAGCATTCGGAATAACTGCAAATCTTTTCGTCATAGCCAAAATACACATATCCTCAATTTGTTTTTTCATAGCCTCCAATTGCTCCTCATCATACAATGATAACAACTGATTTGGTTCAATTCTTTTATTAGTACCCCCTAGTGGTTTCACACTTCTTTGAATTGTTTTATCAAAATAATTTTGAGCATACATATTCAAGGTAAAAACCAAACGTGCTGGCACTTTATCAATAATTTGATTAAAATGCATAACTGTTTCGTTAGCACCAAACCAAAGCATATTCGAAAATAATGAGCGAGCAAATAATCCTGGTCTTTGTTTTAACAAAGCAAACGTTTTATCTGCATCCAATTTCAACCGAAAATGATTCAGCTTTCCTTGCCAAACTTCATAGGTTTGGTTATAAAAAGTATCCAATAAGACTGCTAATTTTTCAAAACCTTTTCTTTTGCTATATTCTGGCAAACGCAATGCTCGGATAAAACGAACCCACATTCCTCGTTTTGGATGCATGATTTCGCAAGCAACCTCAGCACTCATTTCAAGATTATTTAACCAATCAGCAACCATCAAACATTCTTTTCTAGAATATTTAAGTTTTAAATTCTCTTTAGCAAGCAATTTAGATTTAGCACTCGTATCCAAAAAACTAGCCAAATGTTGATTATTTTTCTCTACTCTTTGTATAATTATCTTTGGATCTATAATCTGCAATAAATTAGTTTTCTTGTACCATAAATATCTCAAAATATCTGTTGGTGATTTAAAATATTGTGATGCTTTTTCAGCTTGACCTTCTTCAATTAATGCATCAATAACAAGCATCAACGTCTCTTTCATCGCAATGGCAACATCTGGCAATGGCAAATAAGCAATCAACCCTTTTAAGCTTTCTATTTGTGTAGCATCCAAAGCAGTTTTTGAGGTTAACAGAGAAATGAAGAAATCATTCAATTCATTTTCAGACCATAATTCCAACACCTTAAGTTTACTTCCTTGACCGTAATTTTCAATTTTTCCAAACTCAAATGGAGTTCCGCAAAAAGGACAACCATTATATCGTTCTAATGGAAAAGTCCCATTAGGAATAATATGCCCACACTGTAAAGTAACTCCCTTACTCGATTTGAAAACATTTGCAAACAAAGTAGCGACATGATCAATAACAGATTCACCAGTAGGAACATCCCAACCTTTCACTAATGGAGTCCAATTTTTATCTGTACCTAATACCGACTGCAACGTTGTTAAAACCGCTGCTTTATAATTTGGATTAACATTGTTTAACTCCTGTAATAATACTTCTGAAAATGTAAACCCTAGTTTTGAAACATTAGCAACCAACATTGATGTTGATCCAGATAAAGTTTTAGAATTACCTACAACCAAATCTTGAGGGATATAAATAGCATTTTGACGTAAACTGATTTGTAATAATGTTTTTGTTTTCATTTTTTAATATTTTAATAATTAGATAATTGTGTTTCTAGTTCTACCCAAAAGATTTTTGAAGTAAGAAACACTTGACCTTAAATTTGAGGATAATAGATTAACTAGTTCAAAGTGACAGTTTGGTGGGTTTCCCCTGAAGTAAGTTAATCTTGACCCTCATTTTAATCAATGATAATTTTAAAACTTGTTCGGATTCGAACCGAAATTAGCCGTGTTCTGAAGTATGTTTTTATTGACCATTAATTGTGGAGCAGGTGGGATTCGAACCCACGACACGGGCGTTAACAATGCGAGAAGTAAGTTAAGATTGACCCATTAAGGATAATTTCAAAACTACCTGCTCTACCACTGAGCTACTGCCCCATATTTTATAAATGCATTAATCGATAATTGTCGAAGTATATCTTATTGGTTATTGAAGTAACTTAGACTTGACCCGATTAACTCATTTATTTTATTTAAAAGAACGTATTTTATTTTCTTAAGCAAATATTCAAATCCAACTACGCAATTATTCTGCGTAGCATTCTTTTATAAACCAAACTAGTTAATAATAGCCACAGACACTTTTGTTTTATGCAGATTAAATCCTTTTAATCTTATTAATCTGTGGTAAAAAACTAGAAGTTAAAAACAGGTAATTGTCAAAGTATATCTTGAAGGTTATTGAAGTAACTTAAACTTGACCTGATTAACTCATTTACTTTATATAAAAGAACTCGTTTTATTTCTTAAGCAAATATTCAAATTATACTACGCAGCTATTTTGCGTAGTTATAAAATTTTCTCAAATAGATATTAATTTCTTTTTCAAAATAAAATACTTCACTTCTGAAATCCGATTTTACTTTACGTATTCCCTTTCTTATTTCTCTAAAAAGCAAGTAAAATCACTTGCCGTGTTATTTCATTATATTTCTTACAAAAAAACACACATATATCTAAAAATCAAGTATTTATACCTGAATTGTTTTTAAATAAATTCAGTAGTTTTATTCGCTTTAAAAAAAACAACTATAAATAAATGATACATTCTAAAAAAAACTGGAAGTTAAATTATTAAAGAAAGCCAATTTAGTAACCTTTTAAATAAAAAATTATGAGAATTAAACCAACTTTATTTTATGAATTTACAGGGATAATTCATGACAAAAGTCCCCCCTTATTCTACTCATAAATGCAATAGAATATAAAAAAGTGATTAACCCCCAAATCAAACTATATGAAAAATTTATACAAAATTATCTTGTTTTGTGTATGCGGAATCACCTACTCGCAAACTCAAAATGACATAGAAAAAATTCGATCTAACTCAAATGTATCTGAATTAGAATTTCTGAGTCAGAAATTTAAATCTGAAGCTGAGCAAAAAAAACAAAGAGCACTCAATGTAGCAAAAACCAATGGCTGGAGTACATCTTTCACCAATAAAGATGGAACAACTAGCGAATTGATGGCTATTAATGCTGATGGAAAATCTCCGATCTATTATACACCCGACAACGTAAATGCAGCTAAATCTACCCGAGCAAATTTTTTGAACACAGGTGGCGGCCTAGGACTCAATCTTAACGGACAAACAATGACTGCTTATGTTTGGGATGGTGGAGCTACACTTCCTACTCACAATGAGTTTGGCGGCAGAGTCTCTATTTCAGATGGAGTTACTATTATTGGTGGAGGTAACAATAGTCAACATGCAAATCATGTTACAGGTACTATTGTCGCAGCAGGTACAGTAGCAGCTGCAAAAGGAATGGCTAATCAGGCAAATGCAAAGACTAATGAATGGACTAATGATGTATCAGAAGCTACAGCAGCAGCAGCAAACGGAATGTTATTATCTAATCATTCATACGGATGGGGATTAAGAGATGGCTCTGGGAATGTTATCATGCCTTCATGGCTATTTGGTGCTTATGAATCAACCGCAAGAGATTGGGATATTGCAATGTATGATGCGCCATATTACTTACAAATAAAATCTGCTGGTAATGATGGGACTGATAATACAGCAAATACAAGTCCATTAGGAGGCCCAAGCTACGATAAACTTACAGGATTTGCGACTGCCAAAAACAATCTAGTTATTGCTAATGCAAATGATGCAGTTATAAGCACAACAGGAGTACTAACGAGTGTAACGATTAATCCATCAAGTAGCCAAGGACCTACAGATGATCTAAGAATAAAACCAGATCTTACAGGAAATGGAACTGCTGTATATTCTACTGCTACACTTACTGCTACACCAACACCATTAACAAACAGTAGTTATGGTAACGCCACAGGAACCTCTATGGCAGCACCAAACGTTACAGGAACTTTACTCTTGTTGCAACAACATTACAAAAACATTACCAATAATTTTATGCGTGCAGCAACATTAAAAGGATTGGCACTACATACCGCAGATGATGCTGGAACTACAGGTCCAGATGCTATTTTTGGCTGGGGTTTATTAAATGCAAAATTTGCTGCCGAAACAATTACCAAAAACGGAACCAACTCTATTATTCAGGAGCATACTTTGGCTACAGGAGCTAGTTATAGTTTTAATGTGGTTTCAGATGGTATAAATCCGCTAATTGCTTCTATATCATGGACAGATCCTGCAGGTGTCGCCTACTTTGGTAGCACACCAAATATTGGTACAGCAAGATTAGTTAATGACTTAGACATACGAGTTACTAATGGATCTGGTACTTTTTTTCCTTACAGACTTACATCTGCTACAACAAATGGATTAGGAGATAACTCCAAAGATCCTTTTGAGCGTATTAGTATTAATGGAGCAGCTGGTATTTATACTGTTACCATTACTCATAAAGGAACATTGGTAAACGCGCTTCAAAGATATTCGGTAATTGTAACCGGAATTGCATTGCCTACTACCGATTTATACATAAAAGACAGACCTTATGATACTGGTGTACAACCAAACCCAGATTCAGGTCCTATGTGGATAAGCGATGATATTTGGGTAAGACAAAACATCGATGCAGGGCTTGTACATGAAAACCCTGAATTTAAATTATCTTCTCCAAACGCTGTTTATATAAGAGTTTATAATAGAAGTACAAATACAAGTGCATCTGCAAAAGTAAGATTGTATTTTGCCAAAGCTTCTTCAGGATTAACCTGGCCTACTAATTTTGTGAACTTTAATATTGGTACTGTTA encodes:
- a CDS encoding AMP-dependent synthetase/ligase codes for the protein MVTITRLFDFPYYQKEKYNKKDALVTKRNGVWEKTSTEEYIAKANAVSRALLRMGIQKDDKIALITSTNRTEWHIMDIGVLQTGAQTVPVYPTISEEDYEYVLNHSGSSYCFVSDKEVLDKVLAIKQNVPTLKEVYTFDEIDGAKNWTILLTEGADESNQSEVEARKDSIVTEDLATIIYTSGTTGRPKGVMLSHKNIVSNVLDSAPRIPFEPGQSVALSFLPICHIFERMILYIYQYYGISVYFGESIDKLSDNLKEVRPNVITAVPRLLEKVYDKIYAKGADLTGIKKKLFFWAINLGLIYEPYGANGFWYEFQLKIARKLIFSKWKEGLGGNIDLMVSGSAALQTRLTRVFAAAGIPVMEGYGLSETSPVISVNDTRNRGFKIGTVGKPIQNVEVKIAEDGEILCKGPNVMMGYYKDPEKTAEALQDGYFHTGDIGEIDSEGFLKITDRKKEMFKTSGGKYIAPQMIENMMKQSRFIEQIMVIGEGEKMPAAFIQPNFEFVKEWAKIHKIALGNSNTDIITNVQVIKRINEEVEAVNEKFGHWEKIKRFELTPDVWSIDGGQLTPTLKLKRKIIKEIYAPLYKKIYGE
- a CDS encoding proline iminopeptidase-family hydrolase; amino-acid sequence: MKVKIIICFLSILLFSNCKEESKTDPVKANYLDFSKRDDQLTGGIKMIPITTPVGKFKVWTKTVGNNPTIKVLLLHGGPGLTHELYECFDGYFPNESIEYIYYDQLGSYYSDQPTDSSLWTNARFVEEVEQVRIALGLDNSNFYILGQSWGGILAMEYALKYQKNLKGLIISNMMASVPEYNKYAKDVLAPQMDPKVLKELQDIEAKNDFQNPKYSELLFKNYYTQHILRMPLEEWPESINRCFKHINPNVYVYMQGPSEFGITGNATLKDWDIKSRLKTITVPTLAIGSKYDTMDPEHMKWIANEVQNGRFLFCPNGSHLSQYDDPKHYFPGVIKFLRDVDNGTFKKG
- a CDS encoding S8 family serine peptidase — protein: MKNLYKIILFCVCGITYSQTQNDIEKIRSNSNVSELEFLSQKFKSEAEQKKQRALNVAKTNGWSTSFTNKDGTTSELMAINADGKSPIYYTPDNVNAAKSTRANFLNTGGGLGLNLNGQTMTAYVWDGGATLPTHNEFGGRVSISDGVTIIGGGNNSQHANHVTGTIVAAGTVAAAKGMANQANAKTNEWTNDVSEATAAAANGMLLSNHSYGWGLRDGSGNVIMPSWLFGAYESTARDWDIAMYDAPYYLQIKSAGNDGTDNTANTSPLGGPSYDKLTGFATAKNNLVIANANDAVISTTGVLTSVTINPSSSQGPTDDLRIKPDLTGNGTAVYSTATLTATPTPLTNSSYGNATGTSMAAPNVTGTLLLLQQHYKNITNNFMRAATLKGLALHTADDAGTTGPDAIFGWGLLNAKFAAETITKNGTNSIIQEHTLATGASYSFNVVSDGINPLIASISWTDPAGVAYFGSTPNIGTARLVNDLDIRVTNGSGTFFPYRLTSATTNGLGDNSKDPFERISINGAAGIYTVTITHKGTLVNALQRYSVIVTGIALPTTDLYIKDRPYDTGVQPNPDSGPMWISDDIWVRQNIDAGLVHENPEFKLSSPNAVYIRVYNRSTNTSASAKVRLYFAKASSGLTWPTNFVNFNIGTVKHGDEIGEVSIPSIPAGGNTIVMIPWYPPNPALYSTDQHHFCLAARIESPNDPMFSELTGVGIGVNTKNNNNIAWKNLSVYNLNTTDIVPPTTVFVRGIKSKSVNLRFVDKGFNEQLKNNFFDLGGVIEATLDDKLFERAQANGSLKGIEVIGKNKILIKSRETAIANLPIDLEETFVISFDFRVAKVLPADEQITIDFIQEDAIKKELEGGERFALVREGKPNTKTDIPLAAEASESKIVTIYPNPTNGIFKISINSEDEGTLRITTIHNVPVFQEKTSKKKDFSVNIANQDPGIYVVQFISNNGTVTTKKIIKN